DNA from Dehalococcoidia bacterium:
CATCCTCGCTGGCCGGCTCGAACTCCACGCGCACTTTGGCGCCGATCTTGATCGACTCGGGCCTGGTCGCGTCCACGCCGCGCAGCACGGTGGCCATGCGGTCGCCTTCGTTCAGGTCGATGTAGGCCGTGACAAAGGGCGTCTCGGCCGCCCAGCCGCCGAAGGCGCGATGCTGCACGGCGAAGGTGTGAATGCGTCCCTCGCCGCTGCCCTCGATCCACTCGATCTCGCGCGCGTGGCAGTAGGGACAGATCAGCCGCGGATACCAGTGCACGCGATTGCAACTCGTGCAGCGCGGCAGCATCAGTTTTCCCGCCTTGGCGCCCTCCCAAAACGGCTTTGTGTGCGGGCTGGGGTCGGGAATCGGCTTGTCGTACGCCATTCGTCCTCTCCGCCGGCACGGCCTGGCGGCGCGGTCGGTCCCGGCCTCGGAAACCGCCGCACCTGCCGTGCCCTCGACGCTCGTCGCCTGCAATGGGCGGCGTGCACGATGCTAGGGCTTTGCCTGGGGAGGGTCAACGTCTGGCAGCGGCTCGCACCCGTCCCTCAGGCCGCGCACCACGACCGTATGATGAGGCCACACGATGCAGGCGTGCGGGGGAAGAGCATGGGAGCGCTGGACGGCGTGCGGGTTCTGGATGTGTCGATGGTTGTGCAGGGGCCGCAGGCGGGCCAACTGCTGGCCGATCTGGGCGCCGACGTGATCAAGGTCGAGCTGCCCGGCAGCGGCGACTTTGCCCGCGGCCTGGTGATAAGTGCGGACGACCCGCGCAGCGCCATGTTCTACGCGCTCAACCGCGGCAAGCGCAGCATCTCGCTCGACCTGCGCACGGAGGCCGGCAAGACCGTGCTGCGCCGCCTCGCGCAGGGAGCGGATGTCCTGCTGAGCAACTTCAAGCCGGGCACGCTGGACGGCTGGGGCCTGGGCTACTACGACCTTGCCGCGCTCAACCCGCGGCTGATCTACGCTACCGGCAGCGCCTTCGGCCCTGTCGGCCCCGATGCCGAGCGCGAGGGCGCCGATATCAACGGGCAGGCGGCCGGCGGCCTGCTGAGCACCACGGGCGAGGACGGCAGCTTCCCCTCGCCGGTGGGCGCGTTCATCGCCGACCATGCCGCCTCGCAAAACCTCGCCGCCGGCGTGCTGGCCGCGCTGTACGCGCGCGAGCGCACGGGACGCGGCCAGCGCGTCGATGTCTCCTTGCTCGGCGGGCAGATCTGGTCGCAGGCGACGGAGATCACCCAGTATCTGCTCTCCGGGCAGGTGCCGGGCCGCGCCAACCGCGGTCACCCGGCCGTGGGCGGCGTCTGGCGCGTGTTCGCCACCGCCGATGGCCACCTCGCCATCGCCGGGGCGCGGGCGCCGCTGTGGGCCGGCTTCTGCCGGGCAATCGAGCGCCCCGACCTGATCGACGACCCGCGCTTCAGCCAGGGCAGCGCCCGCGAGGCGAGGTGGCCGGAACTCTACTCACTCCTGGAAGCGATCTTCCGCACGCACAGCACCGACGAGTGGTGCACGCGGCTGCGCGCCGAGGGCCAGCGGTACGCGCCGCTGCACGACTACGCCGAGGTGGCCGCAGATCCGCAGGTCTGGGCGAACGGCTATCTGATCGACGTTGAACATCCGCAGTGGGGCCGGATCGCGGCGATCGGCAGCCCGATCCGCTTCAGCGAGACGCCATCGAATCCCGGCAGCATTGCGCCGGAGGTCGGCCAGCACACCGAAGAGGTGCTGCTGGAGGCCGGCTTCTCCTGGCAGGAGATCGCGGAGCTGCGCGAGC
Protein-coding regions in this window:
- a CDS encoding CoA transferase; the encoded protein is MGALDGVRVLDVSMVVQGPQAGQLLADLGADVIKVELPGSGDFARGLVISADDPRSAMFYALNRGKRSISLDLRTEAGKTVLRRLAQGADVLLSNFKPGTLDGWGLGYYDLAALNPRLIYATGSAFGPVGPDAEREGADINGQAAGGLLSTTGEDGSFPSPVGAFIADHAASQNLAAGVLAALYARERTGRGQRVDVSLLGGQIWSQATEITQYLLSGQVPGRANRGHPAVGGVWRVFATADGHLAIAGARAPLWAGFCRAIERPDLIDDPRFSQGSAREARWPELYSLLEAIFRTHSTDEWCTRLRAEGQRYAPLHDYAEVAADPQVWANGYLIDVEHPQWGRIAAIGSPIRFSETPSNPGSIAPEVGQHTEEVLLEAGFSWQEIAELREQGAW
- a CDS encoding Zn-ribbon domain-containing OB-fold protein, which translates into the protein MAYDKPIPDPSPHTKPFWEGAKAGKLMLPRCTSCNRVHWYPRLICPYCHAREIEWIEGSGEGRIHTFAVQHRAFGGWAAETPFVTAYIDLNEGDRMATVLRGVDATRPESIKIGAKVRVEFEPASEDVHIPFWRVV